The proteins below are encoded in one region of Populus alba chromosome 2, ASM523922v2, whole genome shotgun sequence:
- the LOC118035768 gene encoding heat stress transcription factor B-4 yields the protein MALMLDNCEGILLSLDSHKSVPAPFLTKTYQLVDDPATDHIVSWGEDDTTFVVWRPPEFARDLLPNYFKHNNFSSFVRQLNTYGFRKIVPDRWEFANEFFKKGEKHLLCEIHRRKTAQPQVAINQHHPHSPFGVNGPSFFPFPSRTSISPSDSDEQANNWCDSPPLTSPPRGGVATATVIGGGGGFNSSVSALSEDNERLRRSNNMLMSELAHMKKLYNDIIYFVQNHVKPVAPSNSYSSSLLLCGPSPYATTNHVTSNGSLVQKPLNQLLGYYPTTAPTNPKQIPQVHVLINSPTTTSQSSLTILEEANNNVCKTKLFGVPLQTKKRLHPEYGSNPGNMETSKARLVLDKDDLGLNLMPLSRC from the exons ATGGCTCTCATGTTAGATAACTGTGAAGGCATATTACTCTCATTAGACTCCCACAAATCAGTCCCAGCTCCTTTCCTTACCAAAACCTACCAACTGGTAGATGATCCAGCCACTGACCACATAGTTTCTTGGGGTGAAGATGACACTACTTTCGTTGTTTGGAGGCCACCTGAGTTTGCTCGTGATCTCCTTCCTAACTATTTCAAGCATAACAACTTCTCTAGCTTTGTCAGGCAACTCAATACCTAT GGGTTTAGAAAGATTGTACCTGACAGATGGGAGTTCGCTAATGAGTTTTTCAAGAAGGGAGAAAAACATTTACTTTGTGAAATCCATAGAAGAAAAACAGCTCAGCCACAAGTAGCCATTAATCAGCACCACCCACATTCTCCTTTTGGTGTTAACGGGCCCAGTTTCTTTCCTTTCCCAAGCAGAACCAGCATCTCTCCATCTGATTCAGATGAGCAAGCCAACAACTGGTGTGATTCACCTCCTCTCACTTCACCACCAAGAGGAGGAGTTGCTACCGCCACAGTTATTGGTGGTGGGGGTGGATTTAATAGTTCAGTCTCtgcattatcagaagataatgAAAGACTAAGGAGAAGCAACAATATGCTAATGTCCGAGCTTGCGCACATGAAAAAGCTTTACAATGATATTATTTACTTTGTCCAAAATCATGTCAAGCCTGTTGCTCCCAGCAATTCCTACtcttcttctttgcttctttgtGGCCCATCACCTTATGCTACAACAAATCATGTTACTTCTAATGGTTCTCTAGTACAGAAGCCCTTAAACCAGCTTCTTGGGTACTATCCTACAACTGCTCCAACTAACCCTAAGCAAATCCCTCAAGTTCATGTTTTGATCAACTCACCTACAACTACTTCACAGAGCTCTTTGACCATTCTTGAAGAAGCCAACAACAATGTTTGCAAGACCAAGTTGTTTGGTGTGCCattacaaacaaagaaaagattgcACCCAGAGTATGGTTCTAATCCAGGAAATATGGAAACTAGCAAGGCTCGTTTGGTGTTGGACAAGGATGATTTAGGATTGAATCTTATGCCTCTTTCAAGATGTTAG